ACATGTTTTTTGACTGTAAGTGGATAATAGGTTCCCCCTTTGACTGTGGCATCATTGGCAACAATCATACAGTCAACACCTTCCACTTTGCCAATCCCTGTGATGATCCCTGCGGAAGGAACAGGGTCTGGATACACATCTTCTCCCGCAAGACCACAAACTTCCATAAATTCGGTCCCAACATCAATTAGTTCGGCAATTCGTTCTCTCGCAGTTAGTTTGCCCCTAGATTTGTGTTTTTCAAGGGCTTTTTTACCACCACCTAACTTCACATTATCGATTACTTTTCGAATGGGGACCAAGGTTTCTAAGTATGCCGTTCGATTGGCCACAAATTCAGATGTATTCGGGTTCGTCTTGGAGATGATTCTTTCCATATTAATCCTTGTTTTGTTTGTTGAAATGGAAGGTTTTAGTTTTTTTATGCGAGAAGGAATCTACAAAGTAGTGAAGTTTTTCAAAAACAACTTCTGGACATTCTTCCATAGGGAGGTGTTTGGCTGGTAAAAAAACAAGGCTGCTTGTCCTAAGTGTTTCTTTCATGTATTCGGTTTGATTTGGAGAAATACGAAAGTCTTCTTCTCCTAAATAAATTTGGCGAAGGCCCACAAAATTTTTGGCTCCTTCTTCTATCTCACGTAAGGCATGAGTAGATCGATCCACATTACGAACAAACTCCAAAGTGTTTTTTCTAGCCTTTCCTTCGAATAACAAATGATACATTGTCTTTTCCCATTCGAATGTAAGCTGGTGCGTTTTTTTCACGAGGAATAGTTTATAGAACAAACGAAGAAGGGGCGGACGAAATAAAAAAGAAAAAACTTCACCAAATAAGGGCAAACGGAGAAAATGAAGAGGAAAATAAAAACGAAACTTCGGCAAGTTCATAAACCCACCTAAAATAGATAAGGATTTATATTGGTTTGCATGTTCCTTAAATGTAAAACAAAGAATTGGAAGTGCATAATCGAAAGCAACAACATGAACCTTTTTGTCACCAACGACTTTCTCAAGGAAAGGAGCCAAATAATGCGCTTGGAGCCTATGGGAAAGTGGCCCATCTGGTCTTGTACTAAATCCTGTTCCTAAAAAATCAAGTGCGATTACCCTATAATGATTGGATAAAAGATTTACCAGCTTACGATAATTATATGATGTAGTCAAAAAACCAGGGAGTAGGAGAATGATTTCCTCTCCCTTCCCTTCATCTAAATAAAAAAAACGTAAGTCATCAATTTCTACTGTTTTTCCAGAATTGATATGTTCTAACAAACTGGGTGTCATGTTCACTCCGTAAGACTTCCGTATAATTTTCTCAAATACTCTTCTTCAAATTCAAAAAGATTCATCCCACGTCGTGCCATGATTTTTTTGGTATCAAAAAGATATTCTTCCAGACGGTAACGACCGCCAGGTTTTATCCAAGTGAAGGCTGGCACATACCCTTGGACTCTGGATTCAACGATATTACTCGCAATATCAAAAACCGTTCCTGTATTGGACATCACACCAATGGCAAGTTTTGTAAAAGGACCAATAAGAGATCCAAACTTTATGGTTCCAGTGTTGATTACCGAATCGCCAATCTTTAACTTCACAATTCCATAATTGTTTTTTAAATCACTAGTTGTGGATAAAGCACCTAAATTCACCCAAGTCGAAACAAAACTATGACCGAGGAAACCTTCATGGTGTTTGTTGGTATAATCTAAAATGATAGAGTTCTCTACTTCCCCACCAATCCGACATTGGTTTCCAATAAGACATCCCCCGGTGATTCGAGCATTATCGATTTGCGTATTTTTTCCAACAAAGAGAGGACCTTCCAAAAAACTAAAAGAAGAAATTTTGACTCCATCTTCAATTAGTATTGGGCCATGAGTTGTATCAAAAACAACACCAGGATAAATTGTCGCCTGCGGATGAATGTAGAGGTGTTTGTCTTTTCCAACAATATGAAAACCAGATTGTTTTGCTTTGTACTTCTGACGAAACCTCTTCCAATCTTTTTCCAAAGTAAGCGTATCTTCAATAATAGAAGTGACAGTACCTAAAAGTTCCCAAGGCAAATAGGAATCGGAACTATATATTGAATCAAAAGATTCCAAGTTTGCAGGCAAAACATGCGGATACCGATTGAAGATTAGTTTTTCAAATTCAGGATTGGGGCCCTTATAATAAATCTTGGCACCAGGGTATTTGCGTTCTAATTTTTCAAGTAAAGTGATACCGCCGAGATTCCATTCAAAAAAAGAATGAAACCTGGATAAGGGATCAAGAGACGGATTTCTTTTGGAATCGTCAAGTAGAAGGTTCACTGTTTACTCCACAGTTACAGATTTTGCTAAGTTTCTTGGTTGGTCCACATTACATCCCCTAAGAATTGCTATGTGGTAAGATAACAATTGTAACGGAATGACTGCAAGCAGAGGAACTAGTGCATCAGCAGTTTTTGGAATTTCAAAGATATAGTCTGCCATGGATTTTATATCAGTATCCCCTTCTGTTACAATGGCGATAACTCTTCCTTTTCTTGCCTTAACTTCTTGGATATTGGAAATTACCTTTTCGTATGATCCATCTTTTGTTGCGATAAACACAACAGGCATGTCTTCATCAATAAGAGCAATTGGCCCATGTTTCATTTCTGCTGCAGGGTATCCTTCTGCATGGATATAAGAAATTTCTTTTAATTTCAAAGCACCTTCAAGAGCCACAGGAAAATTAAAACCTCGTCCCAAATAAAGGAAGTTAGACGCTCGGTAAAAGTTTTCAGCAATTTTTAAGATCTCTTCATCTTTAGTTAGAATTTTTGCTACCTTATCTGGAATTGAATCCAATTCGAGGAGAAGAGTTTGGTAATCAGATAAGGAGATAGAACCTTTTTTTAACCCTAAATACAAAGCCATCATTGTAAGGATACTGACTTGGGATGTGAAGGCCTTGGTCGAAGCCACACCAATCTCAGGGCCTGCATGTAAGTAAGCTCCAGCATGAGAAGCTCGTGCGATGGAAGAACCAACCACATTACAAACTCCAAAAATAAGTGCTCCTTTGGACTTAGCAAGTTCGATGGCGGCAAGTGTATCGGCAGTTTCTCCTGATTGAGAAACAGCAATGACCACATCTCTTTCTGTAACAATCGGATTGCGGTAACGAAATTCTGATGCATATTCTACTTCTGTTGGAATTCTCGCAAGGTCTTCGAATAAATACTCACCAATGAGGCCCGCATGCCAAGAAGTACCACAACCAACAAGGATCAAACGATCCGCATTTAGAAAACGATTTAAATACTGGTCAATCCCACTTAAGAACAAATGATGTTCTCTTGAAACAAGACGTCCTCGCATGGCATCACGAACAGACTT
This genomic stretch from Leptospira meyeri harbors:
- a CDS encoding alpha/beta fold hydrolase — translated: MTPSLLEHINSGKTVEIDDLRFFYLDEGKGEEIILLLPGFLTTSYNYRKLVNLLSNHYRVIALDFLGTGFSTRPDGPLSHRLQAHYLAPFLEKVVGDKKVHVVAFDYALPILCFTFKEHANQYKSLSILGGFMNLPKFRFYFPLHFLRLPLFGEVFSFLFRPPLLRLFYKLFLVKKTHQLTFEWEKTMYHLLFEGKARKNTLEFVRNVDRSTHALREIEEGAKNFVGLRQIYLGEEDFRISPNQTEYMKETLRTSSLVFLPAKHLPMEECPEVVFEKLHYFVDSFSHKKTKTFHFNKQNKD
- a CDS encoding GlmU family protein, coding for MNLLLDDSKRNPSLDPLSRFHSFFEWNLGGITLLEKLERKYPGAKIYYKGPNPEFEKLIFNRYPHVLPANLESFDSIYSSDSYLPWELLGTVTSIIEDTLTLEKDWKRFRQKYKAKQSGFHIVGKDKHLYIHPQATIYPGVVFDTTHGPILIEDGVKISSFSFLEGPLFVGKNTQIDNARITGGCLIGNQCRIGGEVENSIILDYTNKHHEGFLGHSFVSTWVNLGALSTTSDLKNNYGIVKLKIGDSVINTGTIKFGSLIGPFTKLAIGVMSNTGTVFDIASNIVESRVQGYVPAFTWIKPGGRYRLEEYLFDTKKIMARRGMNLFEFEEEYLRKLYGSLTE
- the glmS gene encoding glutamine--fructose-6-phosphate transaminase (isomerizing); translated protein: MCGIVGYLGKREALPLIIKGLKRLEYRGYDSAGVALLNGGLEIFKKKGKVLDLENEIGNRKLVATLGIGHTRWATHGEPNDRNAHPHTSSDGKLAIIHNGIIENYASIKKELEGNGHIFNSDTDSEVLIHLIEEIKKQNNCSIEEAVRLALNEVVGAYAIVILSKENERMMIAARKGSPLVIGIGEDEYFVASDATPIIEYTNNVTYLNDQEMAIIKDGSLVVKNLENVTKTPFIQKLELDLEDIEKGGYPHFMLKEIFEQPKSVRDAMRGRLVSREHHLFLSGIDQYLNRFLNADRLILVGCGTSWHAGLIGEYLFEDLARIPTEVEYASEFRYRNPIVTERDVVIAVSQSGETADTLAAIELAKSKGALIFGVCNVVGSSIARASHAGAYLHAGPEIGVASTKAFTSQVSILTMMALYLGLKKGSISLSDYQTLLLELDSIPDKVAKILTKDEEILKIAENFYRASNFLYLGRGFNFPVALEGALKLKEISYIHAEGYPAAEMKHGPIALIDEDMPVVFIATKDGSYEKVISNIQEVKARKGRVIAIVTEGDTDIKSMADYIFEIPKTADALVPLLAVIPLQLLSYHIAILRGCNVDQPRNLAKSVTVE